A stretch of Paenibacillus mucilaginosus 3016 DNA encodes these proteins:
- a CDS encoding (2Fe-2S)-binding protein, translating to MPEKAAELIAVYGSAIKAKGPDVTAAYFGSWLGGLCGALQYMISFHQAVFRLTPDNLTIQAYPRGHHIAFAFLLADRETTEVPSGCREEWRDALLRDFYGNRLRPTVEAVAAAAGVDPGHVWNAPVTRIHYAYDHLLETAGDEEQRRRVEEDFRALLQGLQGEDFGRKRNPLDVKFRYVENPVAPEEKWRIKASCCLAYRTDSGHGYCYTCPRLTAAQRDEKKQAMLAAAATS from the coding sequence GTGCCGGAGAAAGCGGCTGAGCTGATTGCCGTATACGGATCCGCCATCAAGGCGAAGGGCCCGGATGTGACCGCTGCTTATTTCGGTTCCTGGCTGGGCGGCTTGTGCGGAGCCCTGCAGTATATGATCTCGTTCCATCAGGCGGTATTCCGCCTTACACCCGATAATTTGACCATACAGGCCTATCCGAGAGGCCATCATATTGCTTTTGCGTTCTTGCTTGCCGACCGCGAGACGACGGAGGTGCCGTCCGGCTGCCGTGAGGAATGGCGCGATGCGCTGCTGCGGGACTTTTATGGGAACCGGCTGCGCCCTACGGTAGAGGCGGTAGCTGCGGCGGCGGGAGTGGATCCCGGTCACGTCTGGAACGCGCCGGTCACGCGCATCCATTATGCTTATGACCATCTGCTCGAAACCGCAGGCGATGAGGAGCAGCGGCGTAGGGTGGAAGAGGATTTCCGCGCTCTTCTGCAGGGGCTGCAGGGAGAGGATTTTGGCCGCAAGCGCAATCCGCTGGACGTCAAATTCCGCTATGTGGAGAACCCGGTAGCGCCCGAAGAGAAGTGGCGCATCAAGGCCTCCTGTTGTCTGGCTTACCGTACCGACTCGGGCCACGGCTACTGTTATACCTGTCCGCGGCTTACCGCGGCGCAGCGGGATGAGAAGAAGCAGGCCATGCTGGCCGCCGCTGCAACCTCTTAA
- a CDS encoding DUF2278 family protein: protein MSDHVPNKGAENLMPIQYGVLKCKAVDCRKGVPENAHYQVHAVAEGEDFRLAVNVRSQLSPSELLYYADEHFQHAVTEKLAELPYGFTKLEGRPGGAALDFIRSNLFDPKDMVPLPFEIPGQDNDLNEKCDFYIRRALAVEDAVLYVFGEEWGPEPDKPDKIFGFRPGHGVHNIHMNQGNHAKFQQDDGVYQDGALLIHFPSEGRWIGLFLAFQSQTWHTDDRTGHRIGEPVPAPDKPDRPGGKPSEPDGPLFIVGAVVRPEGAVGEGRESVTLLNASPEPVDLAGWSLANRNKQKHPLGGVLAQGQFLTVPLDRAPGGQEFLRNKGDIITLLDPDGLKVHGVSYTQGQVREGWTLLF, encoded by the coding sequence TTGTCTGACCATGTACCGAACAAAGGAGCAGAGAACCTGATGCCGATCCAGTACGGAGTATTGAAATGCAAGGCTGTGGACTGCCGCAAAGGCGTCCCCGAGAATGCCCATTACCAAGTGCACGCGGTTGCCGAAGGGGAAGACTTCCGGCTGGCCGTCAATGTCCGGTCGCAGCTCAGTCCTTCCGAGCTCCTCTATTATGCGGACGAGCACTTCCAGCATGCCGTTACGGAGAAGCTCGCCGAGCTTCCTTACGGCTTCACGAAGCTGGAGGGTCGGCCCGGCGGAGCGGCCCTGGACTTTATCCGCAGCAACCTCTTCGACCCGAAGGATATGGTCCCGCTTCCCTTCGAGATTCCCGGTCAGGATAATGACCTCAACGAAAAATGCGACTTTTATATCCGCCGCGCCCTTGCCGTGGAAGATGCGGTGCTCTACGTATTCGGCGAGGAGTGGGGACCCGAACCGGACAAGCCCGACAAGATCTTCGGCTTCAGGCCCGGCCACGGGGTGCACAATATTCATATGAATCAGGGCAACCATGCCAAATTCCAGCAGGATGACGGCGTGTATCAGGATGGGGCCCTGCTCATCCACTTCCCGTCGGAGGGACGCTGGATCGGGCTGTTCCTCGCCTTCCAGTCGCAGACGTGGCATACGGACGACCGGACCGGCCACCGGATCGGCGAGCCTGTCCCGGCGCCGGATAAGCCGGACCGGCCCGGAGGCAAGCCGTCGGAGCCTGACGGCCCCCTGTTCATCGTCGGCGCGGTGGTACGTCCCGAAGGGGCCGTCGGCGAAGGCCGGGAGAGCGTGACGCTCCTCAATGCCTCGCCGGAGCCTGTAGACCTCGCCGGCTGGTCGCTGGCGAACCGGAACAAGCAGAAGCATCCGCTGGGCGGCGTTCTGGCCCAGGGCCAGTTCCTGACGGTGCCGCTGGACCGTGCACCCGGCGGGCAGGAGTTCCTGCGCAACAAGGGCGATATCATCACGCTGCTTGACCCGGACGGTCTCAAGGTGCATGGCGTGTCCTACACCCAGGGACAAGTGCGGGAGGGCTGGACGCTGCTGTTCTGA
- a CDS encoding glycoside hydrolase family 88/105 protein yields the protein MQWASAGERICSYMLEDHTGNWGLDLNQWDWVPGVGVIALLEYGRPEGREAVRSKLLQWVERNGSKAASARVINAMAPFAVYPDLYRETGEEALRDAVVRTADWMIGEAPRTREGAFEHTVTENVSFPEQVWADTVFMAVLFLARAARLTGSEAYAREAVHQVDLHLRLLQDEATGALFHGWNSGEGSHMSAARWTRANAWIAAAVPMIHKELAGLASLTDESLGRYRRLMRALAGYQRPGGLWTTVLDRPDFYEETSGSAGIACGMLLGIRAGLLEPELRTAADRALPAVLDRVAENGEVRGVSGGTPVMESVEAYGRIPCHPTLYGQGLALMLVAAEEEAEREQR from the coding sequence ATGCAATGGGCGTCAGCCGGAGAGAGGATCTGCAGCTATATGCTGGAGGATCATACGGGCAATTGGGGACTCGACCTGAACCAGTGGGACTGGGTGCCCGGTGTGGGGGTGATCGCCTTGCTGGAGTATGGGCGTCCGGAAGGGCGGGAGGCGGTCCGCTCGAAGCTGCTGCAGTGGGTGGAGCGCAACGGATCCAAGGCCGCCTCCGCCCGGGTGATCAATGCCATGGCGCCGTTCGCGGTCTATCCGGACCTGTACAGAGAGACGGGGGAGGAAGCTCTCCGGGATGCCGTCGTGCGGACGGCCGACTGGATGATCGGGGAGGCCCCCCGGACCCGGGAGGGCGCCTTCGAGCATACGGTCACCGAGAACGTGAGCTTTCCCGAGCAGGTGTGGGCGGATACCGTCTTCATGGCGGTGCTGTTCCTCGCCAGAGCAGCCCGTCTGACCGGTTCCGAAGCGTATGCCAGGGAAGCCGTCCATCAGGTGGATCTGCACCTGAGGCTCCTGCAGGATGAGGCCACAGGGGCGCTCTTCCACGGCTGGAACTCGGGGGAAGGCAGCCATATGTCGGCGGCCCGGTGGACGAGGGCCAATGCCTGGATTGCGGCCGCCGTGCCGATGATCCATAAGGAGCTCGCCGGCCTGGCCTCCCTCACGGACGAGAGCCTCGGCCGCTACCGCCGGCTGATGCGGGCCCTGGCCGGATACCAGCGGCCCGGCGGACTGTGGACCACCGTCCTGGACCGGCCGGATTTCTACGAAGAGACCTCGGGCAGCGCCGGCATTGCCTGCGGCATGCTGCTCGGTATCCGCGCCGGGCTGCTGGAGCCGGAGCTGCGGACGGCAGCGGACCGCGCCCTGCCTGCCGTTCTGGACCGCGTGGCGGAGAACGGGGAGGTGCGGGGCGTATCGGGAGGCACGCCGGTCATGGAATCGGTGGAGGCCTATGGCCGCATCCCGTGCCATCCGACCCTCTACGGACAGGGCTTGGCGCTGATGCTCGTGGCGGCGGAAGAAGAGGCGGAGAGGGAGCAGCGGTAA
- a CDS encoding AraC family transcriptional regulator translates to MDAHLHEEPIAPLNRERHPTDEVTNAFLSRYPVHCRLREQPLGQMHLHSHHGYELYLCLKGSGVFLAGDGIYPMAPGSLTLVAPHVLHLPRPAPTEPFHRYVLSLGEPLIDRLQAHTAGFAEAAEALWGTPPAPCTHRHLPPALLLEVRALLASLEKETEERRPLFRLAVEHLITGLFLTLARAGLQPASEGPSGALSDEELAGQVLQVLARRYNDDTLEVGELHRSFHLSRSRLFELFRRTTGYTMNGFLTAYRLHKAKELLRRTALPVTDIAGEAGFGDVSHFYHTFKKHTGLTPKAYRSLLQP, encoded by the coding sequence ATGGATGCCCATCTGCACGAGGAACCGATAGCGCCGCTGAACCGGGAGCGTCATCCGACCGACGAGGTCACGAATGCATTCCTCTCCCGTTACCCGGTGCACTGCCGGCTGAGGGAACAGCCGCTCGGCCAGATGCACCTTCACAGCCATCACGGATACGAGCTGTATTTGTGCCTCAAGGGGAGCGGGGTGTTCCTGGCCGGAGACGGCATCTATCCGATGGCTCCCGGCTCGCTGACACTCGTCGCCCCTCATGTCCTGCACCTGCCGCGCCCGGCGCCCACTGAGCCCTTCCACCGGTATGTGCTCTCCCTCGGCGAACCGCTCATCGACCGGCTGCAGGCCCATACGGCAGGCTTCGCGGAGGCCGCGGAAGCCCTCTGGGGCACGCCGCCGGCTCCATGCACCCACCGGCATCTGCCCCCGGCCCTGCTGCTGGAGGTCCGGGCGCTCCTGGCCTCGCTCGAGAAGGAGACGGAGGAGCGGCGGCCGCTCTTCCGTCTGGCGGTGGAGCATCTGATCACCGGGCTGTTCCTCACCCTTGCCCGGGCCGGGCTCCAGCCCGCTTCCGAAGGACCGTCCGGCGCCCTCTCCGATGAAGAGCTGGCGGGCCAGGTGCTGCAGGTGCTTGCCCGCCGGTACAACGACGACACGCTGGAGGTTGGGGAGCTGCACCGCAGCTTCCACTTGTCGCGCTCCCGTCTCTTCGAGCTGTTCCGGCGCACCACCGGCTACACCATGAACGGCTTCCTCACCGCCTACCGGCTACACAAGGCCAAGGAGCTGCTGCGCCGCACGGCGCTGCCGGTCACGGATATTGCAGGGGAGGCCGGGTTCGGGGATGTATCGCATTTTTACCATACCTTCAAAAAACACACCGGCCTCACCCCTAAAGCCTACCGTTCCCTGCTGCAGCCCTAA
- a CDS encoding LacI family DNA-binding transcriptional regulator — translation MANIKEIARQAGVSVSTVSRVLNGHPHVAQEKRQAVLDTVRRLNYSRNLNAVQLIKGRSGMIGVLLPYIHHPYFTMLLEGITREALEAGVQLVLCQTDYRTEREVGMLERLRMKGLDGVIVCSRALEWERLEPYAAFGPLVVCERPGSKQVSAVYIDHYRCFREAMDYLHRRGHRRIGFSLGRGGSSSSRERRRAYADMLAKWSEPAREAWVLPGCFTIEDGAQLLKRVLAMNERPTALIVTGDEVAVGLMSEAARQGVRIPGDLALIGFDNQPISRMFDLTAIDNGLTDMGGAAFRLLHERLTGRGEIVQRELPFSLVERSTV, via the coding sequence ATGGCGAATATCAAAGAGATTGCCAGGCAGGCGGGAGTCTCGGTTTCGACGGTGTCCCGGGTGCTGAATGGCCATCCCCACGTGGCGCAGGAGAAGCGGCAGGCGGTCCTGGATACGGTCCGCAGGCTGAATTACTCCCGCAACCTGAATGCGGTCCAGCTCATCAAAGGAAGATCGGGGATGATCGGCGTGCTGCTTCCTTATATCCATCATCCCTACTTCACGATGCTTCTGGAAGGCATCACGCGGGAAGCGCTGGAAGCCGGAGTCCAGCTCGTGCTCTGCCAGACGGATTACCGGACGGAGAGGGAAGTGGGCATGCTGGAGAGGCTGCGGATGAAGGGGCTCGACGGTGTGATTGTGTGCTCCAGGGCGCTGGAGTGGGAGAGGCTGGAGCCCTATGCGGCATTCGGTCCGCTGGTCGTCTGCGAGCGGCCGGGCTCCAAGCAGGTATCCGCCGTATATATCGATCACTACCGGTGCTTCCGGGAGGCGATGGACTATCTCCACAGGCGGGGACACCGCCGGATCGGGTTCTCCCTGGGGCGGGGCGGCAGCTCCAGCTCCCGGGAGAGACGGAGGGCTTATGCGGATATGCTGGCCAAGTGGAGCGAGCCCGCACGCGAAGCGTGGGTGCTGCCGGGGTGTTTCACGATCGAGGACGGAGCGCAGCTGCTGAAGCGGGTGCTGGCCATGAACGAGCGGCCTACCGCCTTGATTGTTACGGGAGACGAAGTGGCTGTGGGCCTGATGTCGGAAGCTGCCCGGCAGGGCGTACGGATCCCCGGGGATCTGGCGCTCATCGGATTCGATAATCAGCCCATCTCACGCATGTTCGACCTGACGGCGATCGACAATGGGTTGACCGATATGGGCGGGGCGGCTTTCCGTCTTCTCCATGAACGGCTCACCGGCAGGGGGGAGATCGTTCAGCGGGAGCTGCCGTTCTCCCTTGTCGAACGGTCCACCGTTTAA
- a CDS encoding fibronectin type III domain-containing protein has product MIRSRKGPVYGLILMLLFPAQIHAAGAMTVSIVAPGQGMPSGTVLQVKAAVSGSTDVKGVTARVGEREAPLTKTCIYAQCHWTGPLSLEGLPKGAKELSVRAEDTGGRSAEARQSFVYDEPPQLKVTGPSSGYVTRDGLFLVTAEASDDTGQPALTVKVTEYQSGLVLGSFQGGTKVSQEFDARAFDGRKLEIHVSADDGKGNVVKETRIVHVEMSPYLSEVEQVPGEIADFDDSRILYTAGDGSLRIRQRGGTEDTMVFAEPGRTTLEQKLVPGGAVFSLYRAGSFSDQELYLWQGGKLTPLASGASVRSAAWRAVSGKHAVYDEFPLSQTYYLDTETGERQVIGSSIYHADITPEGHLVFFDTDGIYRFAPDTGTRTLLLGLDGWESYEYSNPVADGDRLLFSYHSNISKFDGGAVTELSPPYTDEEIERGAEVVPYRDYQANQGWIAYTKGDETGRAIYLESPDGEVREAANVGGHPALGRLTEKGTFSFYYNGRLYLAGPQTEPVAVASSRGKDAYRGGAFYKALGDTLFRISTKLDKLPPVWPEEAALTVTDVTYDHVRLQWQGAEDDSGEPLTYSIYRDGELLTAAADPAAGYVAEGLEPGRTYSFSVEARDGAGNRSLDNPQVTVTTSQRPFVTEPPKVELVAPLFEEVVRSGGLQVKGAVSDDRGQPAVSIRLHIEGLKPVEIPAAGGAQVDQTLDLSAYEGQRVEVEVTAVDDEGQTVSVRRPVHVESGRALVMEAEAEGRIVGFDQERLLFIRSDGTLVLRSRAGGEDIPVFADPEAVTDEHTLTPDGVLFSAYASGSGEPKGLYLWRQGKLTELTAGVRAAEGWWLLRQREHAVFAAVEENRNAYYHLNTRTGAVTPIAVNGLSGADADASGGLILSDGTGLYTFRADSRALEPLLLPPDGKRYEQPEWEGGRLLYTSGGAIVQYDGTSSTVLSPAGAEGERLDGAVDYEAAGGWTAFTRSMGDAAGSRQIFLRSPDGTVTQATSYEDHGHPRISGLAADGTLTFYSDRNELYVLSPEGAAQRLASADGVDGLRDGTFYKAVGRTLFRLETGSGGTRPPVWPAGEALTVSGVTYDSALLQWQAAAAPGGVQAYTIYRDGEPLGTVGAAVYTYKATGLAAGRTYTFSIAATDRSGLVSADNPSVKVSTPGAPVPAGGTVTLQAKPGFLHAGSELELRLRARDAADLRGFLLKLDYDRSRFKLNHIFLHPEFGTENKTVQLSKYLSTPGRIGLKGTLLEPKPPISGSPGLITLRFTVLQPGEGTFTLAGGSVFTDSRGAMHPVPTPVTLTVYADSADLNGDGRTDKEDTALISSHLGTSAGQAGYDSRLDLNHDGRIDAKDLQHAEALAAAGEAGSKPASS; this is encoded by the coding sequence ATGATTCGTTCCCGAAAAGGCCCTGTGTACGGCCTGATTTTGATGCTGCTGTTTCCTGCGCAGATCCACGCTGCCGGGGCTATGACGGTCAGCATCGTTGCTCCCGGCCAGGGGATGCCCAGCGGCACGGTACTGCAGGTGAAGGCCGCGGTTTCGGGCTCCACTGATGTGAAAGGGGTTACAGCGCGGGTGGGTGAGCGGGAGGCTCCCCTGACCAAGACCTGCATCTATGCGCAGTGCCATTGGACGGGCCCCCTCTCCCTCGAAGGGCTCCCCAAAGGAGCGAAGGAGCTGAGCGTCCGCGCGGAGGATACCGGAGGCCGTAGTGCCGAGGCCCGCCAGAGCTTCGTCTATGATGAGCCGCCGCAGCTGAAGGTCACCGGTCCTTCATCCGGCTATGTGACCCGGGATGGCCTGTTCCTTGTAACGGCGGAAGCGTCCGACGATACGGGGCAGCCCGCGTTGACGGTCAAGGTAACCGAATACCAATCGGGGCTGGTGCTGGGCTCCTTCCAGGGAGGGACGAAGGTCAGCCAGGAATTCGATGCCCGGGCCTTTGACGGGCGCAAGCTGGAGATCCATGTGAGCGCAGACGACGGCAAAGGCAATGTTGTAAAAGAGACCCGCATCGTGCACGTGGAGATGAGTCCTTATCTGAGTGAGGTCGAACAGGTGCCGGGCGAGATTGCCGACTTTGACGACAGCCGGATCCTGTATACGGCCGGGGACGGCTCCCTGCGGATCCGCCAGCGCGGCGGAACGGAGGACACCATGGTCTTCGCCGAGCCGGGGCGGACCACGCTTGAGCAGAAGCTGGTGCCGGGCGGAGCGGTGTTCTCCCTGTACCGGGCCGGCTCGTTCTCGGACCAGGAGCTCTATTTGTGGCAGGGCGGCAAGCTGACCCCTCTGGCCTCCGGGGCTTCCGTACGCAGTGCAGCCTGGCGGGCGGTCTCCGGGAAGCATGCGGTGTATGACGAATTCCCGCTCTCACAGACGTACTATCTCGACACGGAGACCGGGGAGCGCCAGGTGATCGGCTCGTCCATCTATCATGCCGATATTACGCCTGAAGGGCACCTGGTGTTCTTCGATACGGACGGCATCTACCGTTTTGCTCCGGATACCGGCACGCGGACCCTGCTGCTCGGTCTTGATGGGTGGGAATCCTACGAATACAGCAATCCGGTGGCGGACGGGGACAGGCTGCTCTTCTCGTATCACTCCAATATTTCCAAGTTCGACGGCGGGGCGGTAACGGAGCTCAGTCCGCCTTATACGGATGAAGAGATCGAGCGAGGAGCGGAAGTGGTGCCTTACCGGGATTACCAGGCCAATCAGGGATGGATCGCCTATACCAAAGGCGACGAAACAGGCCGGGCGATCTATCTCGAGTCGCCGGACGGAGAGGTGCGGGAAGCGGCGAATGTGGGCGGGCATCCGGCCCTCGGCCGACTGACGGAGAAGGGGACCTTCTCTTTCTATTATAACGGCCGCTTGTACCTCGCCGGACCGCAGACGGAGCCGGTAGCCGTGGCCTCCAGCCGGGGGAAGGACGCTTACCGCGGGGGAGCGTTCTACAAGGCGCTGGGAGACACCTTATTCCGCATCAGCACGAAGCTCGACAAGCTTCCGCCGGTCTGGCCGGAGGAAGCGGCCTTAACCGTGACGGACGTGACCTACGACCACGTGAGACTGCAGTGGCAGGGGGCCGAGGATGATTCCGGAGAGCCCCTGACCTACAGCATCTATCGGGACGGCGAGCTGCTGACAGCGGCCGCGGACCCGGCCGCCGGTTATGTGGCGGAGGGCCTGGAACCCGGGCGCACCTACAGCTTCTCGGTAGAGGCCAGAGACGGCGCGGGCAACCGCAGCCTGGACAACCCGCAGGTCACCGTCACGACCTCGCAGCGGCCCTTCGTCACGGAGCCGCCGAAGGTGGAGCTGGTTGCCCCGCTCTTCGAGGAAGTGGTCCGATCGGGCGGGCTTCAGGTGAAGGGGGCGGTTTCCGACGACCGCGGACAGCCGGCCGTATCGATCCGGCTGCATATCGAAGGCCTTAAGCCGGTGGAGATTCCGGCGGCCGGAGGAGCGCAGGTCGACCAGACCCTTGATCTCTCGGCCTATGAGGGGCAGCGGGTGGAAGTGGAAGTCACCGCTGTGGACGACGAAGGACAGACGGTCTCGGTACGCAGACCGGTTCATGTCGAGTCGGGCCGTGCGCTGGTGATGGAGGCGGAAGCGGAAGGACGCATCGTGGGCTTCGACCAGGAGCGGCTGCTCTTCATCCGCAGCGATGGGACGCTGGTGCTGCGCAGCCGGGCGGGAGGCGAAGACATTCCGGTGTTCGCCGATCCGGAAGCGGTCACCGATGAGCATACCCTGACGCCGGACGGTGTGCTGTTCTCCGCCTACGCCAGCGGAAGCGGAGAACCCAAGGGGCTCTATCTGTGGCGGCAGGGCAAGCTGACCGAGCTGACGGCCGGTGTCCGGGCCGCCGAGGGCTGGTGGCTGCTGCGGCAGCGGGAGCACGCGGTCTTCGCGGCGGTGGAAGAGAACCGGAACGCTTACTACCACTTGAATACCCGGACCGGAGCGGTAACGCCGATCGCGGTGAACGGGCTGAGCGGGGCCGATGCCGATGCTTCCGGCGGGCTCATCCTCTCCGATGGAACGGGACTCTACACATTCCGGGCGGACAGCAGGGCGCTGGAGCCCCTGCTCCTGCCGCCGGACGGGAAGAGGTATGAGCAGCCGGAATGGGAAGGCGGCAGGCTCCTCTATACCAGCGGCGGCGCGATCGTTCAGTATGACGGAACCTCGAGCACGGTGCTGAGCCCCGCGGGGGCAGAAGGGGAGCGGCTTGACGGAGCGGTGGATTACGAGGCGGCCGGGGGCTGGACCGCCTTCACCCGCAGCATGGGGGATGCCGCAGGTTCGAGGCAGATCTTCCTGCGGTCCCCGGACGGCACCGTGACGCAGGCGACCTCCTACGAGGATCACGGCCATCCGCGGATCTCCGGTCTTGCGGCGGACGGAACGCTGACGTTCTATTCCGACCGCAATGAGCTGTATGTGCTTAGCCCGGAAGGGGCCGCGCAGCGCCTCGCTTCGGCGGACGGCGTCGATGGGCTAAGGGACGGTACTTTCTACAAAGCGGTCGGCCGCACGCTCTTCCGTCTGGAGACCGGCAGCGGGGGGACCCGCCCGCCGGTCTGGCCGGCGGGAGAGGCGCTGACGGTCAGCGGGGTCACGTACGACAGTGCCCTTCTGCAGTGGCAGGCCGCAGCAGCTCCGGGCGGCGTCCAGGCCTACACGATCTACCGTGACGGAGAGCCGCTCGGAACCGTGGGGGCCGCGGTGTACACATACAAGGCCACCGGACTTGCTGCCGGCAGGACGTATACCTTCTCGATAGCCGCGACGGACCGGTCCGGCCTCGTGAGCGCGGACAATCCCAGCGTGAAGGTCAGCACGCCGGGGGCTCCGGTTCCGGCGGGCGGGACGGTCACGCTGCAGGCGAAGCCGGGCTTCCTCCATGCGGGCTCGGAGCTGGAGCTTCGGCTGCGTGCCCGGGATGCTGCCGATCTGCGGGGCTTCCTGCTCAAGCTGGATTACGACCGGAGCCGGTTCAAGCTGAACCACATCTTCCTCCACCCGGAGTTCGGGACGGAGAACAAGACGGTGCAGCTGTCGAAGTACCTGTCCACTCCGGGCCGAATCGGCCTGAAGGGCACGCTCCTGGAACCGAAGCCTCCGATCAGCGGCTCACCGGGCCTGATTACGCTGCGATTCACGGTGCTGCAGCCGGGCGAGGGAACCTTCACCCTGGCCGGGGGCTCGGTATTCACGGACAGCCGGGGCGCCATGCACCCGGTGCCGACCCCCGTGACGCTGACCGTGTATGCGGACAGCGCCGATCTGAACGGGGACGGGCGGACGGATAAGGAGGACACGGCGCTGATCTCCTCGCACCTCGGCACGTCGGCCGGGCAGGCCGGCTACGATTCGCGGCTTGATCTGAACCACGACGGGCGGATTGATGCGAAGGACCTGCAGCATGCGGAAGCTTTGGCGGCGGCTGGGGAAGCGGGTTCGAAGCCGGCCTCATCCTAA
- a CDS encoding S-layer homology domain-containing protein gives MKIIKTLVTAAVLAAALPSAGPVTAESAGRISLGYLYGGSTSSYITQVDRTQGALNRVSPSFIDIGADGSLKWADGIQSFTKTMHAKQVKVVPFLSNHWSREAGRLALANREALAQEMADKIVSLGLDGVNVDIENVTDEDRDAFTDLVRLLREKLPKEKEVSVAVAANPNGWTEGWHGSYDMKALAQYADYILLMAYDESYEGRETAGPVASISWVEKSVQQALKSVPSQKLLLGIPFYGRLWSEDGSIKGLGISNRKAEQLAASYGGSVIFDADTQSPVLNFYLPEGGSPVSVSYKPLAAGQSYTVWYENEESIKEKLELVSKYNLKGSGVWSMGQETADTWGYFDNWLNRNYFADTEGHWAVEEILAAADKGWMNGMTSGSFAPDASLTRAQAAAILVRALDLKAEEGIPAAGFTDVAASHWAYQDISTARSAGLIDGVGGGRFDPEAPLTREQLSAMLVRALDLKASSSAALPSFQDVAASRWSSEAIRTLAGYGIVSGYPDGTFRAAQPTTRAQMAVLLSRASLQLEEASEERVASSADADSETSK, from the coding sequence ATGAAAATCATCAAGACGCTCGTGACCGCTGCCGTTCTGGCGGCAGCTTTGCCTTCTGCGGGACCGGTCACCGCCGAGTCCGCCGGACGAATAAGTCTCGGCTATCTGTATGGAGGCTCGACCTCCTCTTACATTACGCAGGTGGACCGCACGCAGGGAGCCCTCAACCGGGTATCCCCCAGCTTCATCGATATTGGGGCGGACGGTTCCCTCAAGTGGGCCGATGGCATACAAAGCTTCACCAAAACGATGCATGCCAAGCAGGTTAAGGTAGTGCCCTTCCTCAGCAACCATTGGAGCCGTGAAGCGGGACGCCTGGCCTTGGCGAACCGGGAGGCGCTGGCGCAGGAGATGGCGGACAAGATCGTCAGCCTGGGTCTGGACGGCGTGAACGTGGATATTGAGAATGTGACGGACGAGGACCGCGATGCCTTCACCGATCTGGTGCGGCTGCTCCGGGAGAAGCTCCCCAAGGAGAAGGAAGTCTCCGTCGCGGTGGCGGCCAATCCGAACGGATGGACGGAAGGCTGGCACGGCTCTTACGACATGAAGGCTCTGGCCCAGTATGCCGATTACATTCTGCTCATGGCTTATGACGAATCCTACGAGGGCCGGGAAACGGCCGGACCGGTAGCCAGTATCTCCTGGGTGGAGAAGTCGGTGCAGCAGGCGCTGAAAAGTGTTCCTTCGCAGAAGCTCCTGCTCGGTATCCCTTTCTACGGGCGCCTCTGGAGCGAAGACGGCTCGATCAAGGGACTCGGGATCTCGAACCGGAAGGCGGAGCAGCTGGCTGCTTCTTACGGCGGTTCCGTGATCTTCGACGCCGACACCCAGTCTCCCGTGCTTAACTTCTATCTGCCCGAGGGCGGATCGCCCGTAAGTGTAAGCTACAAGCCGCTCGCAGCCGGACAATCCTATACGGTATGGTATGAGAACGAAGAATCGATCAAGGAGAAGCTGGAGCTCGTCAGCAAGTATAACCTCAAAGGCTCCGGGGTCTGGAGCATGGGCCAGGAAACGGCTGACACCTGGGGCTACTTCGACAACTGGCTGAACCGCAACTATTTTGCGGATACCGAGGGCCACTGGGCGGTGGAGGAGATCCTCGCGGCTGCCGATAAAGGCTGGATGAACGGCATGACCTCCGGCAGCTTTGCGCCTGATGCCTCCTTGACGCGGGCACAGGCGGCGGCCATCCTGGTGCGCGCATTGGACCTGAAAGCCGAAGAGGGGATACCGGCGGCAGGGTTCACGGACGTAGCCGCCTCCCACTGGGCTTACCAGGACATCAGCACTGCGCGCAGTGCAGGCCTGATTGACGGCGTCGGCGGCGGCCGGTTCGATCCGGAAGCCCCGCTGACCCGGGAGCAGCTCTCCGCCATGCTGGTACGGGCCCTGGACCTCAAGGCGTCGTCCTCGGCAGCCCTGCCGAGCTTCCAGGATGTTGCAGCTTCCCGCTGGTCTTCCGAGGCCATTCGTACGCTCGCCGGCTACGGCATCGTCAGCGGCTATCCGGACGGTACCTTCCGGGCCGCCCAGCCGACGACACGGGCCCAGATGGCCGTTCTGCTGAGCCGCGCCTCCCTTCAGCTCGAGGAAGCGTCCGAAGAACGGGTTGCATCCTCAGCCGATGCCGATTCGGAAACGTCCAAGTAG